In a single window of the Drosophila miranda strain MSH22 chromosome XL, D.miranda_PacBio2.1, whole genome shotgun sequence genome:
- the LOC108164908 gene encoding sodium/potassium-transporting ATPase subunit alpha produces MASNEKKKFIKLKETKKDIQSYKKDVETDLHKIPLEELLARMNTDPVKGLSKSDAAMRLEQDGPNMLTPAAATSQLVIFLRNMFGGFAMLLWAGSFLCFVGYIIQSQTQPDAPDDNMFLGLALAILVIITGLFSYFQVHKSSAIMDSFKNMVPQYATVIRDGEINTIPADELVKGDIVEVKFGDRVPADIRILESHGLKVDNSSLTGESEPQVRSPEFTHENPLETKNLAFFSTNVLEGTCRGVVISCGDNTVMGRIANLAAGLDEVQSPISREIEHFIRFITILACLLGFTFFVIALVLGYTFIDAVVFLIGIIVANVPEGLLVTVTVCLTLTAKRMASKNCLVKNLEAVETLGSTSTICSDKTGTLTQNRMTVAHMWYDQAIVECDTTENFRGSKFDKSDASFNALLLCSALCNSADFKGGQEDLPIIKKDVSGNASEAALLKFAETVYGGVGPVRRKHLKMTEIPFNSTEKYQVSVHEFDSEDAHYIVEMKGAPERILDRCETIMIQGETVKLTQQLKDEFEEAYMEMGGMGERVLGFADLMLTKNEYPLSYEFRTEPPNFPLTQLRFVGLISMIDPPRAAVPDAVSKCRSAGVRVIMVTGDHPITAKAIAKSVGIITKPTAEDIAKARGVDIHEVDPRSATSIVVHGGELREMKAEDLDAVIYYHTEIVFARTSPQQKLIIVEACQRRGEIVAVTGDGVNDSPALKRADIGVAMGIAGSDVSKQAADMILLDDNFASIVVGIEEGRLIFDNLKKSIAYTLTSNLPEIVPFLLFVTIDIPLALGTIAILCIDIGTDMLPAISLAYEKAESDIMSRMPRDPFEDRLVNKKLILMAYLQIGIIQTVACFFTFFAIMAEHGFPPMSLVGIREKWDAKDVEDLKDDYGQEWTYEERKELQYTACTGYFVSIVVTQWADLIICKTRRNSIVHQGMSNHVLNFALVLETVIAGALCYLPGMKKALRMYPVKFIWWTYAFPFGVLVILFDEGRRYLIRREPGGWVEQETYY; encoded by the exons ATGGCTTCAAACGAGAAAAAGAAATTcataaaattaaaagaaacCAAGAAGGATATTCAATCGTATAAGAAAGATGTCGAAACCGATCTCCATAAAATTCCGCTGGAGGAACTCTTGGCGCGGATGAACACTGATCCGGTCAAG GGTCTATCTAAGTCGGATGCAGCAATGCGACTGGAACAAGATGGCCCCAATATGCTGACACCAGCCGCAGCCACGTCCCAGCTTGTAATATTCCTTAGGAATATGTTTGGCGGATTTGCCATGTTGCTGTGGGCTGGATCTTTCCTGTGCTTCGTTGGGTACATTATACAATCTCAAACCCAACCCGATGCACCTGATGACAACATGTTTCTTGGCTTGGCCTTGGCCATATTGGTGATCATCACTGGCTTATTCTCCTACTTCCAG GTTCATAAATCATCGGCCATTATGGATTCGTTCAAGAATATGGTTCCGCAATATGCCACAGTTATTCGAGATGGCGAAATAAACACCATACCCGCAGATGAGCTCGTCAAGGGCGACATCGTGGAGGTGAAGTTCGGCGATCGAGTTCCGGCCGACATTCGAATCCTAGAGTCCCATGGCCTAAAGGTGGACAACTCATCGTTGACGGGGGAGTCGGAACCACAGGTTAGATCGCCCGAGTTCACACATGAGAATCCGCTGGAAACAAAAAATCTAGCCTTCTTCTCGACCAACGTCCTCGAAGGCACTTGCCGGGGAGTTGTCATCAGCTGCGGCGACAACACCGTGATGGGTAGAATTGCCAACTTGGCGGCCGGCTTGGACGAAGTACAGTCGCCCATATCCCGGGAAATAGAGCATTTTATTCGATTTATTACAATTCTGGCGTGTCTGTTGGGCTTCACGTTCTTTGTAATAGCATTAGTTCTTGGATACACGTTCATAGACGCCGTTGTGTTCCTCATCGGCATCATAGTGGCCAATGTGCCGGAGGGTCTGCTCGTAACAGTTACTGTCTGCCTGACGCTGACGGCCAAGCGCATGGCGTCTAAGAATTGCCTCGTGAAGAACTTGGAAGCCGTCGAAACATTGGGCTCTACGTCGACCATCTGCTCCGATAAGACGGGCACTCTGACGCAGAATCGAATGACAGTGGCACACATGTGGTATGATCAGGCCATAGTGGAATGCGATACCACGGAGAACTTCAGAGGGTCAAAGTTCGATAAGAGCGATGCCTCCTTCAACGCGCTCTTGCTCTGCTCAGCCCTCTGCAACTCGGCGGATTTCAAAGGAGGCCAAGAGGATTTACCGATTATCAAGAAAGATGTAAGTGGGAACGCTTCGGAGGCGGCACTGCTCAAATTTGCGGAGACTGTCTATGGCGGCGTGGGACCAGTTCGACGAAAACACCTCAAGATGACCGAGATACCCTTCAATTCCACGGAAAAATATCAAGTTTCTGTGCACGAGTTCGATTCGGAAGATGCTCACTATATTGTAGAGATGAAAGGTGCCCCAGAAAGAATATTGGACCGCTGTGAAACGATAATGATTCAGGGAGAAACCGTCAAACTGACGCAGCAGCTGAAGGATGAGTTCGAGGAGGCCTACATGGAGATGGGCGGAATGGGGGAGCGAGTGTTGGGATTCGCCGACCTCATGCTCACGAAGAACGAGTATCCGCTGTCCTACGAGTTCCGTACGGAGCCACCAAACTTTCCGCTCACGCAGCTGCGCTTTGTGGGCCTAATATCCATGATAGATCCCCCGAGGGCGGCCGTTCCAGACGCAGTATCGAAGTGTCGATCGGCGGGAGTGCGAGTAATCATGGTAACCGGGGATCATCCCATCACAGCCAAGGCCATAGCCAAGAGCGTGGGCATCATAACAAAGCCCACGGCGGAGGACATTGCCAAGGCGCGTGGCGTTGATATCCACGAGGTGGATCCCCGCTCAGCCACTTCCATCGTGGTACACGGCGGAGAGCTCCGCGAAATGAAGGCAGAAGACCTGGACGCCGTCATTTACTACCACACTGAAATCGTATTTGCCCGTACTTCGCCGCAACAGAAGCTCATCATAGTCGAGGCCTGTCAGAGGCGTGGCGAAATTGTTGCCGTCACGGGCGACGGCGTCAACGACTCGCCGGCCTTGAAGCGGGCCGACATTGGCGTGGCCATGGGCATTGCCGGATCGGATGTTTCCAAGCAGGCTGCGGACATGATTCTGCTGGACGACAACTTTGCCTCCATAGTTGTGGGCATTGAGGAGGGCCGCCTCATATTCGACAATCTCAAAAAGTCAATTGCGTACACTCTGACCTCGAATCTGCCCGAGATAGTGCCCTTCTTGCTGTTTGTGACAATTGACATTCCATTGGCCCTGGGGACCATCGCCATTCTTTGCATTGACATCGGAACCGATATGCTGCCGGCCATATCCCTTGCTTATGAGAAAGCCGAATCCGACATCATGTCCCGCATGCCGAGGGATCCATTCGAAGACCGCCTGGtaaacaaaaa GTTGATTTTGATGGCCTATTTGCAGATCGGAATCATACAAACCGTCGCTTGTTTCTTCACATTCTTTGCCATAATGGCCGAACATGGATTTCCGCCCATGTCCCTCGTGGGAATTCGGGAAAAATGGGACGCCAAGGATGTCGAGGACCTGAAAGACGACTATGGCCAAGAATGG ACCTACGAGGAACGCAAGGAGCTCCAGTATACGGCCTGCACGGGGTATTTTGTCTCAATTGTTGTCACCCAGTGGGCCGATCTAATAATCTGCAAAACGCGCCGAAACTCCATAGTACATCAGGGCATGAGCAATCATGTTCTCAATTTCGCATTGGTTCTGGAAACAGTTATCGCAGGTGCGCTCTGCTACCTGCCAGGCATGAAAAAAGCTCTAAGAATGTACCCCGTCAA ATTTATATGGTGGACCTATGCCTTTCCGTTTGGAGTGCTCGTTATTCTATTTGACGAGGGTCGCCGCTATCTCATTCGCCGAGAACCCGGCGGCTGGGTGGAGCAGGAGACATATTACTAG